In the genome of Flexistipes sinusarabici DSM 4947, one region contains:
- a CDS encoding PLP-dependent aminotransferase family protein, with amino-acid sequence MYEHIENYILKLAEKKIVTPGEKLPSLRTISKTFQVSMTTAMKAYEELESKGLIYSVEKSGYYLKPQNSVKIPERKNSIINKSPVENIDIINSILNDTQNKNILPLGAAVASPKLMPHKELKSFTREVINGSENQYINYTATAGFYDLRVEIARLMALRDFYVSPEEIIITNGAMEGIFYILSSVAEQGDAIAVESPTYFGYQHVLKKLGMYPVEIPACPEKGIDIDYLQKAKDKYDIKCIITQPAFSNPTGSLMCEDKKHYLRSLASEKFIIIEDDTFGTLSHTYKKITPLANPSKTDHIIYVSSFSKTVSPGSRIGWIIPNKYYKDVYEAKLANNMSSASLPQLVMAKYLQSGKFHNHIKKLSKTLFLQISAYREELSRLFGSSIRMTNPKGGFLLWLQLPEKTDTLVLYHKALDHGIGFSPGAIFSSKPDKFRNYLRINCGYPLNAGIEKGLCKIYELYNRMF; translated from the coding sequence TTGTATGAACACATAGAAAATTACATACTCAAATTAGCTGAAAAAAAGATTGTGACACCGGGGGAAAAGCTCCCTTCTTTAAGAACAATTTCAAAAACATTTCAGGTAAGCATGACCACAGCTATGAAAGCTTATGAAGAGCTGGAGAGTAAAGGGCTGATTTACTCTGTTGAAAAATCGGGATATTATCTTAAACCACAAAATTCAGTTAAAATACCGGAAAGAAAAAATTCGATTATTAACAAGTCCCCGGTGGAAAACATTGACATTATCAACAGTATTTTAAATGACACACAGAATAAAAATATCTTACCTCTGGGCGCCGCTGTGGCATCACCCAAGCTTATGCCTCATAAGGAGTTAAAATCTTTCACAAGAGAAGTAATTAACGGCAGTGAAAATCAATATATAAATTACACTGCGACAGCAGGCTTTTATGATCTCAGAGTTGAAATCGCCCGGCTTATGGCTTTAAGGGATTTTTATGTAAGTCCTGAAGAAATTATCATAACAAATGGAGCTATGGAAGGCATTTTTTATATATTGTCTTCAGTTGCTGAACAAGGTGACGCTATTGCAGTTGAATCACCAACTTATTTCGGCTATCAGCACGTTTTAAAAAAACTTGGTATGTATCCTGTTGAAATTCCCGCCTGCCCGGAGAAAGGTATAGATATCGACTATCTTCAGAAAGCCAAAGATAAATACGATATAAAATGTATTATAACCCAGCCTGCTTTCAGCAACCCCACCGGCAGTTTGATGTGCGAAGATAAAAAACATTATCTGAGAAGCCTTGCTTCAGAAAAATTTATTATTATAGAAGATGATACTTTCGGCACACTTTCACACACATACAAAAAAATAACCCCTCTTGCCAACCCTTCGAAAACCGATCACATAATTTATGTTTCCAGCTTTTCCAAAACAGTCTCCCCTGGGAGTAGAATCGGGTGGATAATTCCAAACAAATATTACAAAGATGTTTATGAAGCTAAACTAGCAAACAACATGTCTTCTGCAAGTCTCCCTCAGCTAGTTATGGCTAAGTATCTGCAGAGTGGCAAATTTCACAACCATATAAAGAAGCTTTCCAAAACGCTTTTTTTGCAGATCAGCGCTTACAGAGAAGAGCTAAGCCGCCTTTTCGGCAGCAGTATACGCATGACTAATCCCAAAGGAGGATTTCTTCTGTGGCTGCAGCTTCCAGAAAAAACCGACACTTTAGTATTATACCATAAAGCGCTGGATCATGGAATCGGCTTCTCTCCGGGCGCAATCTTTTCCAGTAAACCTGACAAATTCAGGAATTACCTGCGGATTAACTGCGGATACCCTCTTAATGCCGGTATTGAAAAGGGTCTATGCAAAATCTACGAATTATATAATAGAATGTTTTAA
- a CDS encoding YbfB/YjiJ family MFS transporter: MNYLHAFLSSCSVLMLVFAISRYGLTAMLPLMKSGVPLNAVQAGILSSSNFIGYLSGALLTRFINPGRNKKILYNLFLLLLVVMILLMGMTGVYQL; encoded by the coding sequence ATGAACTATTTACACGCTTTTCTTTCCAGCTGCTCTGTCCTAATGTTAGTTTTTGCTATTTCCAGATACGGCTTAACGGCAATGTTGCCGCTCATGAAATCAGGGGTGCCCTTAAATGCTGTTCAGGCTGGTATTTTAAGCTCTTCAAACTTCATCGGTTATCTTTCCGGGGCATTGCTGACAAGATTTATTAATCCAGGCAGAAATAAGAAAATACTGTATAATCTGTTTCTTCTGTTACTTGTTGTTATGATTTTGCTTATGGGTATGACAGGAGTTTATCAGTTATAA